The genomic segment GGGAGACGATCGGCCGGGTCGGAGATGGACCGGGGAAGCGAGCGGCCGAATCGGCGCATGGCCCGGGTCGGAGATAGGCCGGTTCAGCGCTCGGTCGGAACCCCGGCCGGCTCCTCGGCGACCGGGAAGCGCTTCGGGGCCACGACGAGGAGCACCAGCAGCGCCAGGGCCGCGGCGGCCGCCGCCCCCAGGTACACGTGGTCGACCGCCGCGTCCACCGCGCGGCGCAGGGTGTCGGCGGCGCGGGCGGTGAGCGCGCCCGGGTCCTCCAGTGCGTGCGAGACGGAGTCCAGGTCCCCGGGCAACCCCACCGCGGATGCGCCGTCGAGCCGGGAGGCCAGGGTGGCGTTGGCGACGGCGCCGAAGAGGGCGGCGCCCAGCGACTGGCCGAGCTGGCGGCAGAAGAGGACGGAGGCCGTCGTCGTACCGCGCTCGGACCAGCCCACCGTCGACTGGACGCCCACGATCAGCGGGAGCTGGAAGAGCCCGAGCGAGGCGCCGAGCAGCAGCATGATCAGGACCGGCTGCCACACCGCCCCCGGATAGGGGAGCGCCGGGAACGCGAGCAGTGCCAGCAGCGCGCAGCCCATGCCGATCATCGCGGTGGAGCGGAAACCGATGCGCCCGTACACCCGGTTCGACAGGGCCGCCGTCACCGGCCAGCTCAGGGTCATCACGGAGAGCACGAATCCGGCGGGTATCGCCCCGAGGCCGAGCACGGACTGCGCGTAGGTCGGGAGGAACACGGTCGGCGCCACCATCAGCAGCCCCATCGCGCCCAGCGCCAGATTGACCGCCGCGATCGGGCGCCGCCGCCACACCCACCCCGGCACGATCGGGTCGGCGGCCCGCTGTTCCACCAGGACCGTCAGCGCGGCGAGCACGACGCTCGCCCCGAACAGGGTCAGCGACGGGGCCGAGACCCAGTCCCAGGCGACCCCGCCCTGGACGAGGGCGGTCAACAGCAGCGCGGTGGAGGCGAAGATGCCGAGCGCGCCCGCCCAGTCGATCCGGGGCCGTACGGCGGGACGCGGGCGGGACGGCTCGTGGAAGTGGCGCACCACCAGCCAGAGCGCGAGGGCGCCCACCGGCAGGTTCACCAGGAAGATCCAGCGCCAGTCCGCGTAGGTGGCGAGCAGCCCGCCCATCGCGGGCCCCGCCACGGACGAGGTCGCCCAGACCGTGGAGATCCTGGCCTGGATCTTCGGGCGCTCCTTGAGCGGGAAGAGGTCGGCCGCGATGGTCTGCACCGTGCCCTGGAGCGCCCCGCCGCCCAGCCCCTGGACGACCCGGAAGGCGATCAGCGCCGTCATGTTCCACGCCGAGGCGCAGAGCAGCGAACCCACCACGAACAGCACGATTCCGGCCACCAGGACCGGCTTGCGGCCGAAGGTGTCGGAGAGCTTCCCGTACACCGGCAGGGTGACGGTCACCGCCAGCAGGTAGCCGGAGAACAGCCACGAGAACACCGTGAACCCGCCGAGGTCGCCGACGATCTGCGGTACCGCCGTGGAGACGATCGTGCCGTCGACGGCGGCCAGCGCCATGGCCACCATGAGCGCCGCGACAACGGGCCTGGGGACGGGGGGAGTCGGCGGAGCCGACGGTCCGGGGGCGGTGTCGGGACCACGGCCCGCGTCGGTACCGCCGTCCGCGCTGCTGGTGGTGCCCACAGACATTCCTTCCCCCTGCACGTATCTGCCGGTGGCCACTGTCTCATTCCGTACGGTGCGGGGGCAGGGCGCGCACGGGCGCACGGCCCGGAGCGGGCCCGGACGGAACGCCCCGGAGCAGGTTCGGAGCAGGGCGGCGGTGCCCGGCGGTGCCCGGCGGTGCCCGGCGGTGCCCGGCGGTGCCCCGTACGCCCTGGTGCCAGCCCCACCACGGGGTAGGGCCAGCCCCACCGCCTCCAGGACGAGGGTCGCACCGCCCGACCCCTAGGGGGATCTCCCCCCAGCGCCCAAGGGGACGCTCCTCCCCGTGGACGACGTGATCGGGGCACGTCATTCCCTAGCGTATTCATCAGGTCGCGGAGTGCGGCCGGTGGCGGTGGACGGGGGGTTCACCGCGTTCGCGGGGCGCGTACGCCCATCCTCTGAGGAGAAGAATCGTGACGACGGCTGTGACCAATTCCAGGCACGGGGGAGCCGGAGAACGGACCGCCGTGGCAGCACGGGCGCGCCAGGTGGTGAAGGCGTACGGCACGGGTGAGACCCGGGTCGTCGCCCTCGACCACGTCGACGTCGACATCGCACGCGGCGAGTTCACCGCGATCATGGGACCGTCGGGCTCCGGCAAGTCGACGCTGATGCACTGCCTGGCCGGGCTCGACACGGTGACCTCCGGCGAGATCTTCCTCCACGAGACGATGATCACCGGCCTCAGGGACAAGAAGCTCACCCAACTGCGCCGCGACCGCATCGGGTTCATCTTCCAGGCGTTCAACCTGCTGCCGACGCTGAACGCGTTGGAGAACATCACGCTGTCGATGGACATCGCGGGCCGCAAGCCCGACGCCGCCTGGCTCCGGCAGGTCGTGGAGACCGTGGGCCTCGGCGACCGGCTGAAGCACCGGCCGACCCAGCTCTCCGGCGGCCAGCAGCAGCGCGTCGCGGTGGCCCGCGCCCTCGCCGCCCGGCCCGAGATCATCTTCGGCGACGAGCCGACCGGGAACCTCGACTCGCGGGCCGGCGCCGAGGTGCTGTCCTTCCTCCGCACCTCCGTGGACCAGCTGGGCCAGACCATCGTCATGGTCACCCACGACCCGGTCGCCGCCTCCTACGCGGACCGGGTGCTCTACCTCGCGGACGGCAGGATCGTCGACGAGATGCGCAATCCCACGGCCGACCAGGTCCTCGACCGCATGAAGAACTTCGACACCCGCGGGCGGACGTCATGACCGTGTGGAAGACCTCGCTGCGCAACTTCCTCGCGCACAAGGGGCGGATGGCCCTCTCGGCCGTCGCCGTCCTCCTGTCGGTGGCCTTCGTCTGCGGCACCCTCGTCTTCACCGACACGATGAACACCACGTTCGACAAGCTCTTCGCCGTCTCCGCGCCGGACGTCTCGGTCGGCCTCGAGTCGGCCGAGGAGTCCGACGCCGTACCGGACTCCGGCAAGCCGGAGACCATGCCGGCCTCCCTCCTCGCGCAGGTCGAGAAGGCCGAGGGCGTCAAGGACGCCGAAGGCCAGGTCTCCACCCTCCAGGTGACGATCGTCGACAGCCACGACAAGAACCTCAGCCCGGAGACCGGCGCCCCGACCATCGCGGGCAACTGGACGCGCAACGAACTTCGTTCGATGAAGATCAG from the Streptomyces sp. NBC_01335 genome contains:
- a CDS encoding MFS transporter, whose amino-acid sequence is MSVGTTSSADGGTDAGRGPDTAPGPSAPPTPPVPRPVVAALMVAMALAAVDGTIVSTAVPQIVGDLGGFTVFSWLFSGYLLAVTVTLPVYGKLSDTFGRKPVLVAGIVLFVVGSLLCASAWNMTALIAFRVVQGLGGGALQGTVQTIAADLFPLKERPKIQARISTVWATSSVAGPAMGGLLATYADWRWIFLVNLPVGALALWLVVRHFHEPSRPRPAVRPRIDWAGALGIFASTALLLTALVQGGVAWDWVSAPSLTLFGASVVLAALTVLVEQRAADPIVPGWVWRRRPIAAVNLALGAMGLLMVAPTVFLPTYAQSVLGLGAIPAGFVLSVMTLSWPVTAALSNRVYGRIGFRSTAMIGMGCALLALLAFPALPYPGAVWQPVLIMLLLGASLGLFQLPLIVGVQSTVGWSERGTTTASVLFCRQLGQSLGAALFGAVANATLASRLDGASAVGLPGDLDSVSHALEDPGALTARAADTLRRAVDAAVDHVYLGAAAAAALALLVLLVVAPKRFPVAEEPAGVPTER
- a CDS encoding ABC transporter ATP-binding protein, yielding MTTAVTNSRHGGAGERTAVAARARQVVKAYGTGETRVVALDHVDVDIARGEFTAIMGPSGSGKSTLMHCLAGLDTVTSGEIFLHETMITGLRDKKLTQLRRDRIGFIFQAFNLLPTLNALENITLSMDIAGRKPDAAWLRQVVETVGLGDRLKHRPTQLSGGQQQRVAVARALAARPEIIFGDEPTGNLDSRAGAEVLSFLRTSVDQLGQTIVMVTHDPVAASYADRVLYLADGRIVDEMRNPTADQVLDRMKNFDTRGRTS